One genomic region from Pseudomonas sp. R5-89-07 encodes:
- a CDS encoding MacB family efflux pump subunit, translating to MSQPLLELKGITRSFMAGEREFIALKGIDLTIHAGEMLAIIGASGSGKSTLMNILGGLDYATAGSYRINGIETRSLGDEQLAELRRDYFGFIFQRYHLLAHLSALHNVEMPAIYAGTPETQRHSRARDLLARLGLAGHITHRPSQLSGGQQQRVSIARALMNGGEVILADEPTGALDTQSSKEVMRILAELHAAGQTVIIVTHDPKVAANAQRIVEVCDGEIVSDKANQSAVAQLPNDAPVEPRRSGARRLVASLGLFKEAFNMAWVALISHRMRTLLTMLGIVIGITSVVSISAIGEGAKRYVLKDIQAIGSNTIDIFSGTSFGDSRASAIETLMPSDVDALNQLYYVDSATPVVGRNLLLRFGNIDVDAQVNGVSDRYFKVKGLKLEAGIAFSESDARRQAQVVVIDHNTRQRLFGPNVDPLGQVILVGNLPCTVIGVTADNKNMFAASKALNVWVPYETAAGRLLGQRHLDSITVRIKDGQPSKVVEDNVNKLMLQRHGTKDFFTNNLDSIMQTVQKTSRSLALLLSLIAVISLLVGGIGVMNIMLVSVTERTREIGIRMAVGARQSDIRQQFLVEAVMVCLIGGIIGISLSYAIGYLFSLFVKEWEMVFSVGSIITAFACSTLIGIVFGFVPARNAARLDPIEALARD from the coding sequence ATGAGCCAACCTCTGCTGGAACTCAAGGGCATCACCCGCAGTTTCATGGCCGGTGAGCGCGAGTTCATTGCGCTCAAAGGCATCGACCTGACGATTCACGCCGGTGAGATGCTGGCGATCATCGGCGCGTCGGGTTCGGGTAAATCGACGCTGATGAATATCCTCGGCGGCCTGGATTACGCCACGGCGGGCAGCTACAGGATCAACGGCATCGAAACCCGCTCCCTGGGCGATGAGCAACTGGCGGAACTGCGCCGCGATTACTTCGGGTTCATCTTCCAGCGCTACCACCTGTTGGCGCACCTGAGTGCTTTGCACAATGTGGAAATGCCGGCGATTTACGCCGGCACCCCAGAAACCCAACGCCACAGCCGCGCACGGGATCTGCTCGCACGCCTAGGCCTGGCGGGGCATATCACTCATCGGCCGAGCCAGTTGTCCGGTGGCCAGCAGCAGCGCGTGAGTATCGCCCGGGCTTTGATGAACGGCGGTGAAGTGATCCTTGCCGACGAACCCACCGGGGCTCTTGATACCCAGAGTAGCAAGGAGGTGATGCGCATCCTCGCCGAGCTGCATGCGGCCGGGCAGACGGTGATCATCGTCACCCACGACCCCAAGGTGGCGGCCAATGCCCAGCGTATCGTCGAAGTGTGCGACGGCGAGATCGTCAGCGACAAGGCCAATCAGAGCGCCGTCGCGCAGTTGCCCAACGACGCGCCGGTCGAGCCCAGGCGCAGCGGCGCCCGGCGCTTGGTGGCGAGCCTGGGGTTGTTCAAGGAGGCGTTCAACATGGCCTGGGTCGCGCTGATCTCCCATCGCATGCGCACCTTGCTGACCATGCTCGGCATCGTTATCGGCATCACCTCGGTGGTGTCGATCTCGGCCATCGGCGAGGGCGCCAAGCGCTATGTGCTCAAGGACATCCAGGCCATCGGCAGCAACACCATCGATATTTTTTCCGGCACCAGTTTCGGTGACAGCCGCGCCTCGGCCATCGAGACCCTGATGCCTTCGGATGTGGACGCGTTGAACCAGCTGTATTACGTCGACAGCGCCACCCCGGTGGTGGGACGCAACCTGTTGCTGCGCTTTGGCAACATCGACGTGGATGCACAGGTCAACGGCGTCAGCGACCGTTACTTCAAGGTCAAGGGCCTCAAACTCGAAGCGGGTATCGCCTTCAGCGAAAGCGATGCACGGCGTCAGGCGCAGGTGGTGGTGATCGACCACAACACTCGGCAGCGCCTGTTCGGGCCGAACGTCGACCCGCTGGGCCAGGTCATCCTGGTCGGCAACCTGCCGTGCACGGTGATCGGGGTGACGGCGGACAACAAGAACATGTTTGCCGCCAGCAAGGCGTTGAATGTGTGGGTGCCGTATGAGACAGCGGCGGGGCGCTTGCTGGGCCAGCGCCATCTGGACAGCATCACCGTGCGCATCAAGGACGGCCAGCCGAGCAAGGTGGTGGAGGACAACGTCAATAAGCTCATGCTGCAACGCCACGGCACCAAGGATTTCTTCACCAACAACCTCGACAGCATCATGCAGACGGTACAGAAAACCAGCCGCTCGCTGGCGCTGTTGTTGTCATTGATCGCGGTGATTTCGTTGCTGGTGGGTGGCATCGGGGTGATGAATATCATGTTGGTGTCGGTCACCGAGCGCACCCGCGAGATTGGCATTCGCATGGCGGTAGGGGCGCGGCAGTCGGATATTCGTCAGCAGTTTCTGGTGGAGGCGGTGATGGTGTGTCTGATCGGCGGGATCATCGGC
- the macA gene encoding macrolide transporter subunit MacA, protein MQKSKLRKIGMFAVLAVAVGLIIYTVKAPADAPLYLTATVERGDIENAVLATGLLEGVKQVDVGAQVSGQLKSLKVKVGDKVKKGQWLAEIDPLILQNTLRKAQVDEENLQAQRRATAAQVKQAKSVYERYKGLQDDESVSRQDFEDAESTFQVQQANLLALDAQIKSAHIQIDTAKINLDYTRINAPIDGDVVGIVTQEGQTVIASQLAPVLLKLADLDTMTVKAQVSEADVIHISPGQQVYFTILGEADKRYYAKLRGTEPAPQNFLETQTAGTPKQNTAVFYNALFDVPNPDHRLRIAMTAQVRIVLDTAEAALMVPVAALGPRNADGRYAVRVLDAKGKALVREVTTGINNNVKVQILDGLVEGDKVVIGDATPAVAGN, encoded by the coding sequence ATGCAAAAGTCTAAGTTGCGCAAAATCGGCATGTTTGCAGTACTGGCCGTGGCCGTTGGCCTGATTATCTATACCGTAAAGGCCCCCGCCGATGCGCCCTTGTACCTCACTGCCACGGTCGAGCGCGGCGATATCGAGAACGCCGTTCTGGCCACCGGCCTGCTGGAGGGTGTCAAGCAAGTCGACGTCGGCGCCCAGGTCTCCGGCCAGTTGAAATCGCTCAAGGTCAAGGTCGGCGACAAGGTCAAAAAGGGCCAGTGGCTGGCCGAAATCGACCCGCTGATCCTGCAGAACACCCTGCGCAAAGCCCAGGTCGATGAGGAAAACCTGCAGGCCCAACGCCGCGCCACGGCGGCGCAGGTCAAGCAGGCCAAGTCGGTGTATGAACGCTACAAGGGCTTGCAGGACGATGAGTCGGTGTCGCGCCAGGACTTTGAAGATGCCGAGTCGACCTTCCAGGTGCAGCAGGCCAATCTGTTGGCCCTGGATGCCCAGATAAAGAGCGCGCACATCCAGATCGACACCGCCAAGATCAACCTGGACTACACCCGCATCAATGCGCCCATCGACGGTGATGTGGTGGGCATTGTCACCCAGGAAGGCCAGACCGTGATTGCCAGCCAGCTCGCGCCGGTACTGCTCAAGCTGGCCGACCTCGACACCATGACCGTCAAGGCCCAGGTCTCGGAAGCCGATGTGATTCACATCAGCCCTGGCCAGCAGGTGTATTTCACCATCCTCGGCGAAGCCGACAAACGCTACTACGCCAAGTTGCGCGGCACCGAACCTGCGCCGCAGAACTTCCTGGAAACCCAGACCGCCGGCACGCCCAAGCAGAATACGGCGGTGTTCTATAACGCGCTGTTCGACGTGCCCAACCCCGACCATCGCCTGCGCATCGCCATGACCGCCCAGGTGCGCATTGTGCTGGATACCGCCGAGGCTGCGCTGATGGTGCCGGTGGCGGCACTCGGGCCGCGCAATGCCGATGGCCGCTATGCGGTACGGGTGCTGGACGCCAAGGGCAAGGCGCTGGTGCGTGAGGTGACAACCGGCATCAACAATAACGTCAAGGTGCAGATCCTCGACGGCCTGGTCGAGGGCGATAAAGTCGTGATCGGCGACGCAACGCCTGCCGTGGCGGGGAACTGA